In a single window of the Phaeobacter sp. G2 genome:
- a CDS encoding cupin domain-containing protein, whose translation MPKLDLAQIPYQGGSGYPGKLAEAVSGRSSQRIGDASGLSQFGVNIVRLEAGGLSSLRHYHMQQDEFLVMLSGACILIDDQGEHAMQPGDCASFPAGEANGHHLKNNTDAPATFLVVGTRTPTETAYYSDIDMMVEMDAEGSSFTRKDGSPLTADQIGDET comes from the coding sequence ATGCCCAAACTGGATCTGGCCCAAATCCCCTATCAAGGCGGCTCTGGCTACCCAGGAAAGCTGGCTGAGGCGGTCTCTGGCCGTTCTAGCCAGCGCATCGGCGATGCCAGCGGTTTGAGCCAGTTTGGCGTCAACATCGTGCGGCTGGAAGCCGGTGGCCTGTCTTCGCTGCGCCACTATCACATGCAGCAGGATGAATTCCTGGTGATGCTGAGCGGCGCCTGCATCCTGATCGACGATCAGGGCGAGCACGCGATGCAGCCCGGTGATTGCGCCAGTTTTCCAGCCGGTGAGGCCAATGGCCATCACCTGAAAAATAACACCGACGCGCCGGCCACCTTCCTGGTGGTGGGCACGCGGACCCCGACTGAAACCGCTTATTACAGCGATATCGACATGATGGTAGAGATGGACGCCGAGGGCTCCTCCTTTACCCGTAAAGACGGCAGCCCGCTGACGGCTGACCAGATCGGAGACGAGACATGA
- a CDS encoding acetyl-CoA C-acetyltransferase: MTEAYIYDAIRTPRGKGRKDGALHEVTSVRLSALTLNALKERNNLEGHAVEDVIWGNVTQVMEQGGCLARSAVLASDLDQSIPGLAINRFCASGMEAVNLAANQVKGGAGQAYIAGGVEMMGRVAMGSDGAAIAVDPSLAMETYFVPQGISADIIATEYGFTREQADALAVESQRRAKAAWDDNRFAKSVITVRDQNGIAILDHDEYMRPGTDMQSLGALNASFQMMGEQMPGFDKVAMLKYPHLERINHIHHAGNSSGIVDGSAAVLIGNKEFGEQYGLKPRARIKATAKIGTDPTIMLTGPVPVTQKILADNGMVISDLDLFEVNEAFASVVMRFQQAFDVDPAVVNPNGGSIAMGHPLGATGAMIIGTLLDELERQDKEMGLATLCIASGMGAATIIERV, translated from the coding sequence ATGACCGAAGCTTATATTTACGATGCCATCCGCACCCCGCGTGGCAAGGGCCGCAAGGACGGCGCCTTGCACGAGGTCACCTCGGTGCGCCTGTCAGCTTTGACGCTAAACGCGCTGAAAGAGCGCAACAATCTGGAAGGCCATGCGGTCGAAGACGTGATCTGGGGCAATGTTACCCAGGTGATGGAACAGGGCGGCTGCCTGGCGCGCTCGGCAGTGCTGGCCTCGGATCTGGACCAGAGCATTCCCGGTCTGGCCATCAACCGGTTTTGTGCCTCCGGCATGGAAGCGGTCAACCTTGCCGCCAACCAGGTAAAGGGCGGCGCTGGCCAGGCCTATATCGCGGGCGGTGTCGAAATGATGGGCCGCGTTGCCATGGGCTCGGATGGCGCTGCCATCGCAGTCGATCCCAGCCTGGCGATGGAGACCTATTTTGTCCCCCAAGGTATTTCGGCCGATATTATCGCCACCGAATATGGGTTCACCCGCGAGCAGGCCGATGCCCTGGCGGTAGAAAGCCAACGCCGCGCCAAAGCGGCCTGGGATGACAACCGGTTTGCCAAATCAGTGATCACCGTGCGTGACCAAAACGGCATCGCCATTCTGGACCATGACGAATACATGCGCCCCGGCACCGACATGCAGTCGCTTGGCGCGCTGAATGCCTCGTTCCAGATGATGGGCGAGCAGATGCCCGGTTTTGACAAGGTGGCGATGCTGAAATACCCGCATCTGGAGCGGATCAACCACATCCACCACGCGGGCAACTCTTCTGGCATCGTTGATGGCTCTGCTGCCGTGCTGATCGGTAACAAGGAATTTGGCGAGCAATATGGCCTGAAGCCACGGGCGCGCATCAAGGCCACCGCCAAGATTGGCACCGACCCCACCATCATGCTGACCGGCCCGGTGCCTGTGACCCAGAAAATCCTGGCTGACAACGGCATGGTGATTTCCGACCTGGATCTGTTTGAAGTCAATGAGGCTTTTGCTTCCGTTGTGATGCGCTTCCAGCAGGCCTTTGACGTGGATCCGGCCGTGGTCAACCCCAATGGCGGCTCCATCGCCATGGGTCACCCGCTGGGTGCCACCGGCGCGATGATCATTGGCACCCTGCTGGATGAGTTGGAGCGTCAGGATAAGGAAATGGGTCTGGCCACACTCTGCATCGCCTCTGGCATGGGGGCCGCCACCATCATCGAGCGCGTCTGA
- a CDS encoding glutathione binding-like protein — protein sequence MTIKLHCFGESGHSYKAALALELSGLDWEPVFVDFFAGQHRGEDYRNLNVMAEAPVLIDGDIRLSQSGVIQQYITDKTGKFGGAPDEKYEVLRWVLWDNHKLSSQVGMTRFLMNFLPEDKRPKEVIGFMQGRLKAAFATLENQLRGRDWLVGNCMTNADLTCCGYLFYDEPFGFDRTDYPNIDAWLTRISETPGWKHPYDLMPGNPSDRA from the coding sequence GTGACGATTAAACTGCATTGTTTTGGCGAGTCGGGTCATTCCTACAAAGCGGCACTGGCGCTAGAGTTGTCGGGTTTGGACTGGGAGCCCGTATTTGTTGACTTTTTTGCCGGGCAGCATCGCGGTGAGGACTATCGCAACCTAAATGTCATGGCAGAGGCTCCGGTGCTGATTGACGGTGACATCCGCCTGTCACAGTCCGGAGTTATCCAGCAGTACATCACAGATAAGACAGGAAAGTTTGGCGGCGCGCCCGACGAGAAATATGAGGTTCTGCGCTGGGTCCTCTGGGATAACCACAAGCTTTCCAGCCAGGTTGGAATGACGCGGTTTCTGATGAACTTCCTGCCTGAAGACAAACGCCCCAAAGAGGTGATCGGCTTTATGCAGGGGCGCCTAAAAGCTGCTTTTGCCACTTTGGAGAACCAACTCAGGGGGCGCGACTGGCTGGTGGGCAACTGCATGACAAATGCTGATCTCACCTGCTGCGGCTACCTGTTCTATGATGAGCCTTTTGGCTTTGACCGCACGGACTACCCCAATATCGACGCCTGGCTGACGCGCATCAGTGAAACGCCCGGCTGGAAACATCCCTATGATCTAATGCCCGGCAATCCGTCGGACCGCGCTTGA
- a CDS encoding 3-hydroxyacyl-CoA dehydrogenase NAD-binding domain-containing protein, which yields MSEFTLSKDADGVATITWDVPGKTMNVMSFDGLTQLEACIDDALADDAVKGVVITSGKEGTFAGGMDLNLLAVMKEEAGDDPARGVFEGTMKMHALLRKIELAGMDLKTKKGGKPIAAALPGTAAGIGMELPLATHRIFAAENPKAKYGLPEIMVGIFPGAGGTTRMVRKVGAIAAAPLLLEGKMLDVKKAKGAGYVDEIAADPVAAAKDWVLNASGADLVKPWDAKGYKMPGGAPYHPAGFMNFVGASAMVHGKTQGAFPAAKALLSAVYEGALVDFDTALKIEARWFTSVLMNPSSGAMIRSLFINKEALEKGAVRPKDIPDQRVKKLGVLGAGMMGAGIALVSAQAGIEVVLVDRDQEAADKGKAYTESYLDKGMKRGKVTAEKKEAMLSRITATPDLDALKGCDLIIEAVFEDPAVKADMTKKVEAIIPEDCIFASNTSTLPISDLAKASVRPEQFIGIHFFSPVEKMLLVEIIKGKETGDRAVAKALDYVRQIKKTPIVVNDARFFYANRCIIPYVNEGARMITEGVSPVLIDNAARQLGFPVGPIQLTDETSIDLGAKIARATKAAMGNAYPDSPADDMIFWMEDLGRLGRKSNAGFFDYDEKGKRTGYWKGMQDKYPLLEDQPDLIEVQERLMFAQVLEAVRALEEGVLEDIREGDVGAVLAWGFAPWSGGPLSWLDIIGTPYAAERCDQLTAAYGERFACPDLLREMAAKGQTFYGRFNPDAASAA from the coding sequence ATGAGTGAGTTTACGCTTTCCAAGGACGCCGACGGCGTCGCAACAATCACCTGGGATGTGCCCGGCAAAACCATGAACGTGATGTCCTTTGACGGGCTCACCCAGCTGGAGGCCTGCATTGACGACGCCCTGGCGGATGACGCGGTCAAAGGCGTGGTGATCACCTCTGGCAAAGAGGGCACATTTGCCGGCGGCATGGACCTGAACCTGCTGGCGGTGATGAAAGAAGAAGCCGGTGACGATCCCGCACGCGGTGTCTTTGAAGGCACCATGAAAATGCACGCCCTGCTGCGCAAGATCGAACTGGCCGGCATGGATCTGAAAACCAAAAAAGGCGGCAAACCAATTGCAGCCGCCCTGCCCGGCACCGCTGCGGGTATCGGCATGGAGCTGCCGCTGGCAACACATCGGATCTTTGCCGCTGAAAACCCCAAGGCAAAATATGGCCTGCCGGAAATCATGGTTGGCATCTTCCCCGGTGCCGGCGGCACCACCCGCATGGTGCGCAAGGTTGGCGCCATCGCCGCCGCGCCGCTGCTGCTGGAAGGCAAGATGCTGGACGTGAAAAAGGCCAAGGGTGCGGGCTACGTTGACGAGATCGCCGCCGATCCCGTTGCCGCCGCCAAGGATTGGGTGCTGAACGCCTCTGGGGCCGATCTAGTGAAACCTTGGGATGCCAAAGGCTACAAGATGCCTGGTGGCGCCCCCTATCACCCTGCCGGTTTCATGAACTTTGTTGGCGCCTCTGCCATGGTGCACGGCAAGACCCAGGGCGCCTTCCCAGCCGCCAAGGCGCTGCTGTCAGCCGTCTATGAGGGCGCGCTGGTTGATTTTGACACCGCGCTCAAGATTGAGGCCCGCTGGTTTACTAGCGTTTTGATGAACCCCTCCTCCGGCGCAATGATCCGCTCGCTGTTCATCAACAAGGAGGCGCTGGAAAAAGGCGCAGTCCGTCCCAAGGACATTCCCGATCAGCGCGTCAAAAAACTGGGCGTTCTGGGCGCTGGCATGATGGGTGCGGGCATTGCGCTGGTGTCGGCTCAGGCCGGTATCGAGGTGGTTCTGGTGGACCGCGATCAGGAGGCTGCCGACAAGGGCAAAGCCTATACCGAAAGCTACCTCGACAAAGGCATGAAGCGCGGCAAGGTCACCGCCGAGAAGAAAGAGGCGATGCTGTCGCGCATCACCGCAACCCCTGATCTGGACGCCCTGAAAGGCTGCGATCTGATCATCGAAGCCGTCTTTGAAGACCCAGCCGTCAAGGCTGATATGACCAAAAAGGTTGAGGCGATCATCCCCGAAGATTGCATCTTTGCCTCCAACACCTCGACCCTGCCGATCTCTGATCTGGCCAAGGCCTCGGTGCGCCCCGAGCAATTCATCGGCATCCACTTCTTCTCGCCGGTTGAAAAAATGCTGCTGGTGGAGATCATCAAAGGCAAGGAAACAGGCGACCGTGCCGTGGCCAAGGCGCTGGACTATGTGCGCCAGATCAAGAAGACGCCGATCGTCGTCAATGACGCGCGCTTCTTCTATGCCAACCGCTGCATCATTCCCTACGTGAATGAAGGCGCGCGGATGATCACCGAAGGTGTCTCGCCGGTGCTGATCGACAATGCCGCGCGCCAGCTTGGCTTCCCGGTTGGTCCCATTCAGCTGACGGATGAGACCTCGATTGATCTGGGCGCCAAGATTGCCCGCGCCACCAAGGCCGCCATGGGCAATGCCTACCCGGACAGCCCGGCTGACGACATGATTTTCTGGATGGAAGATCTGGGCCGCCTGGGCCGCAAATCCAACGCGGGCTTCTTTGACTACGACGAAAAGGGCAAGCGTACCGGCTATTGGAAAGGCATGCAGGACAAATACCCGCTGCTGGAAGACCAGCCTGACCTCATCGAGGTGCAGGAACGTCTGATGTTTGCCCAGGTGCTTGAGGCCGTGCGGGCGCTGGAAGAAGGCGTGCTGGAAGACATCCGCGAAGGCGACGTGGGCGCGGTTCTGGCCTGGGGCTTTGCCCCATGGTCCGGCGGCCCGCTCAGCTGGCTCGACATCATCGGCACGCCCTATGCGGCCGAACGCTGTGACCAGCTGACCGCAGCCTACGGCGAGCGCTTTGCCTGCCCCGACCTGCTGCGTGAGATGGCCGCCAAAGGCCAAACCTTCTACGGCCGCTTCAACCCGGATGCGGCTTCGGCGGCCTAA